Proteins from a genomic interval of Methanococcoides sp. AM1:
- the argJ gene encoding bifunctional ornithine acetyltransferase/N-acetylglutamate synthase produces MKIIDGGICSVKGVRSYGIKPGKMGLAVIVGEGNAAGVFTRNKVIAAPLVVTREALQKNGKLAAIIANSGNANAFTGEDGLADAREMASVLSAKLGVDSELIGVASTGVIGRKLDVGWIKDNIDEVVDSLISSPQGNSHAARAIMTTDTVPKMAAVELSSGICIGGIGKGSGMIEPNMGTMLGFVYTDAEVATDVLDSCLKKAVDKSFNMVVVDGDTSTNDMVLLTATGASGKKPDMNEFQQGLEHVLMDLAKQIAKDGEGATRLIEAQVSGAVSLEDARLVAKAIVRSPLVKSAVFGKDPNWGRVVAAAGYSGADVDQDKISLAFSNISDSAVLVDNGKIVSEDNDLLKKLGSIMGSPEVIIKVDLHMGDSCATAWGCDLTYDYVRINAEYTT; encoded by the coding sequence ATGAAAATTATAGATGGTGGGATCTGTTCAGTAAAAGGTGTACGTTCTTACGGTATCAAGCCGGGAAAGATGGGGCTTGCGGTGATCGTAGGCGAAGGGAATGCAGCAGGCGTTTTTACCAGAAATAAAGTGATAGCTGCTCCTCTGGTCGTGACCCGTGAAGCGCTCCAAAAGAATGGAAAACTGGCTGCTATAATAGCTAACAGTGGCAATGCAAATGCTTTTACCGGTGAGGACGGTCTGGCTGATGCCAGGGAGATGGCATCTGTTCTTTCGGCAAAACTTGGGGTTGACAGTGAGCTTATTGGGGTGGCATCCACAGGTGTGATCGGAAGGAAACTTGATGTTGGCTGGATAAAAGACAACATCGATGAAGTCGTGGATTCACTTATATCATCACCTCAGGGAAACAGCCATGCTGCACGCGCTATTATGACAACGGACACTGTTCCGAAGATGGCTGCTGTTGAACTTAGTTCTGGCATTTGTATTGGTGGTATTGGCAAAGGTTCCGGAATGATCGAACCGAATATGGGAACGATGCTTGGTTTTGTATACACGGACGCTGAAGTTGCTACCGATGTTCTTGATAGTTGCCTGAAAAAAGCTGTGGATAAGAGTTTCAATATGGTGGTAGTGGATGGGGACACCAGTACCAACGACATGGTGTTGCTTACAGCCACAGGTGCTTCCGGGAAAAAGCCTGATATGAACGAGTTCCAGCAGGGGCTTGAGCATGTCCTGATGGATCTTGCAAAACAGATCGCAAAAGATGGAGAAGGTGCTACAAGGCTGATCGAGGCACAGGTCAGTGGTGCAGTTTCACTGGAAGACGCCAGACTTGTCGCAAAAGCTATTGTCAGGTCTCCACTTGTTAAATCTGCAGTTTTCGGGAAGGACCCTAACTGGGGGAGAGTTGTGGCAGCAGCAGGCTATTCCGGTGCGGATGTTGATCAGGATAAGATATCGCTTGCATTTTCCAATATTTCGGATTCTGCAGTTCTGGTTGATAACGGGAAGATCGTATCAGAGGATAATGATCTGCTAAAAAAGCTGGGGTCGATCATGGGTAGCCCGGAGGTAATTATTAAGGTAGATCTCCACATGGGTGATTCCTGTGCGACAGCATGGGGCTGCGATCTGACGTACGATTATGTGAGGATCAATGCCGAATATACCACGTAA
- a CDS encoding CBS domain-containing protein, producing the protein MKVKDIMSSSVIVCSPEDSISSVAQLLKKEDISGVPVVSDSNVMGIVSEVDLLKLLEIPEHGGLWLPSPFEVIEIPIRELISWEDTKKMLSDVGSKPVSEIMVKDIFTVSLDSSVEDASRLMTKHKVNRLPVLDGDKLVGIITRGDIIRGLAGI; encoded by the coding sequence ATGAAAGTAAAGGATATTATGAGCAGCAGTGTCATTGTATGCAGTCCTGAAGATTCCATCAGTAGTGTTGCACAGTTGCTGAAGAAAGAGGACATAAGCGGAGTTCCTGTGGTCTCTGATAGTAATGTCATGGGCATTGTCTCAGAAGTTGACCTTCTTAAACTTCTGGAGATCCCTGAACATGGCGGTCTATGGCTTCCCAGTCCATTTGAGGTCATAGAGATACCCATACGTGAACTTATCAGCTGGGAGGATACCAAGAAGATGCTTTCAGATGTCGGTTCAAAACCGGTCAGTGAGATCATGGTGAAAGATATTTTTACGGTAAGCCTTGATAGTTCAGTTGAAGATGCTTCCAGATTAATGACAAAGCATAAAGTTAACAGGCTTCCGGTGCTCGATGGTGATAAGCTTGTGGGTATAATTACACGTGGGGATATAATTCGCGGTCTTGCAGGTATTTAA
- the argC gene encoding N-acetyl-gamma-glutamyl-phosphate reductase: MINAGIVGASGYTGGELMRLLLNHPNVNIEAATSRRLSGEAVSDTHKHLRGFSDLKFEDLDPEEIKERCDVVFVAVPHGTAMNIVPELIGNDVKVIDLSADYRLKTDIFEDVYGMEHADPRDVVFGLVELHPEIKEQSFIANPGCYPTGATLSAAPLAAARLLKMAIFDSKSGITGAGINPTLSSHYPNMAENVQAYKLTTHRHRAEIFQELNRLDSKLTDVSFTPHVIPSIRGILTTAHLFVNDSLSVEDVRDIYADFYKDKPFVRVLDDIPSLGAVRGSNFCDIGFEVDANNGRIVVISAIDNLVKGASGQAIQNMNVMCGLDETTGLWTPATSP, encoded by the coding sequence ATGATCAATGCAGGAATAGTCGGTGCCTCCGGTTACACAGGTGGCGAACTGATGCGCCTGCTTTTAAACCATCCGAATGTTAATATTGAGGCAGCGACATCCCGCCGTCTGTCAGGGGAAGCTGTAAGTGATACTCACAAGCATCTGCGTGGTTTTTCTGACCTTAAGTTCGAAGATCTTGATCCGGAAGAGATCAAAGAGCGGTGTGATGTTGTTTTTGTGGCAGTACCGCATGGAACTGCAATGAACATAGTTCCTGAGCTTATTGGCAATGATGTGAAGGTAATTGACCTGAGCGCAGATTATCGCTTGAAGACCGATATTTTCGAAGATGTCTATGGAATGGAACACGCTGATCCAAGGGATGTGGTCTTTGGTCTTGTGGAGCTCCATCCGGAAATAAAGGAACAGTCATTCATTGCGAATCCGGGCTGCTATCCCACAGGGGCAACTCTATCTGCAGCTCCACTTGCTGCTGCCCGGCTTCTTAAAATGGCCATATTCGATTCCAAATCAGGGATCACAGGTGCGGGTATCAATCCAACACTGTCATCTCATTATCCTAACATGGCAGAGAATGTGCAGGCGTACAAGCTGACAACCCACAGGCACAGGGCTGAGATCTTCCAGGAACTGAATCGCCTGGACAGCAAACTCACGGATGTTAGTTTTACGCCACATGTAATTCCATCCATTCGTGGAATTCTTACAACAGCTCACCTTTTCGTAAATGACAGCTTGTCAGTGGAAGATGTCAGGGACATTTATGCAGATTTCTACAAGGACAAACCCTTTGTCAGGGTACTGGATGACATCCCGTCCCTTGGTGCTGTAAGGGGTTCTAACTTCTGTGACATCGGATTTGAAGTAGATGCTAATAATGGTCGCATCGTTGTGATCTCAGCGATAGACAATCTTGTTAAAGGTGCTTCAGGGCAGGCGATCCAGAACATGAATGTGATGTGTGGGCTTGATGAGACCACAGGTCTCTGGACTCCGGCAACTTCACCATAA
- a CDS encoding DUF1616 domain-containing protein: MSHRNKIPSDIQVVIALVLLTCIFIMVPTLSNTPIRTALGLPMILFLSGYALIAALFPARDDLDGIERFALSFGMSIAVVPLIGLALNYTPWGIRLYPILISLSAFSIIMCTVAVFRRKSLPEDDQFTVPFQSAYVSLKEDISKKPEKKLDWILTILLVLSIVASMIALANVVVTPEEGEKFTEFYILGPEGMAEGYPTDLQLGQNGTVIIGVVNHEYTDTEYSIELMLDNNSQLMDTESLHIILPHNETWEKEVSFTPASANEDIKLQFLLYKDKDMTEPYRDLHLWIDVREI, from the coding sequence ATGTCACATAGGAATAAGATTCCCTCCGATATTCAGGTTGTCATAGCACTTGTTCTACTTACCTGCATATTCATAATGGTCCCCACTTTGAGCAACACACCCATACGAACTGCCCTGGGGCTTCCAATGATCTTGTTCTTATCAGGTTATGCATTGATAGCAGCACTTTTTCCAGCCAGAGATGATCTGGACGGAATCGAGAGATTCGCCCTTAGTTTTGGTATGAGTATTGCAGTAGTTCCTCTTATTGGCCTTGCACTCAACTATACACCATGGGGGATCAGGCTTTATCCCATACTAATATCACTTTCAGCCTTTAGTATCATAATGTGTACAGTAGCAGTGTTCAGGAGAAAATCCTTACCCGAAGATGATCAGTTTACGGTTCCTTTTCAGTCAGCATATGTTTCATTAAAAGAAGATATCTCAAAGAAACCGGAGAAAAAACTTGACTGGATCCTGACCATTCTTCTGGTGCTATCAATAGTGGCCTCAATGATAGCGCTTGCAAATGTAGTTGTTACACCAGAAGAAGGTGAAAAGTTCACTGAGTTCTACATCCTTGGACCTGAGGGCATGGCTGAAGGTTATCCCACAGACCTACAACTTGGTCAAAATGGTACCGTAATCATTGGGGTTGTAAACCATGAATATACAGATACAGAATATTCTATAGAGCTAATGCTTGATAATAATTCACAACTGATGGATACGGAATCACTTCACATAATCCTCCCACACAATGAGACTTGGGAAAAGGAAGTATCTTTTACACCAGCATCTGCAAATGAAGACATAAAACTTCAATTCCTGCTCTACAAAGATAAGGATATGACAGAACCATATAGAGACCTCCATTTATGGATTGATGTCAGGGAGATCTAA
- a CDS encoding CPBP family intramembrane glutamic endopeptidase — translation METEAEDFVVENEIFSKIRRADQFQIDLLVIAIPSIMIIIAEMSFFTGMTKFTLWTHLVLLITLTFSTMIFNDKNKQHILSAFILLSLLRIVNLSMPVFFEMTLHSYILIYAPLAIPIYIFVKNQNLGISDLGITRNIKYYDLPLVLIASVVIAAGEFLIIKPSYLIPDLSLLNLFKLSIIMIFFVGLIEELIFRSILQTKLEEMIGRYQGLILATILFAVMHSGYSTPYEIAFAGFAGFILGTIYLIRRNLLLVTMTQGLVNILLFGVLPHIVIPKLNTSGLAMENTKLIVGFIFLIISIVAIGFIELRKKK, via the coding sequence ATGGAGACTGAAGCTGAAGATTTTGTTGTAGAAAACGAGATATTTAGCAAAATAAGGAGGGCGGACCAATTCCAAATTGATCTTCTTGTTATAGCCATCCCTTCAATAATGATAATAATTGCAGAGATGTCATTCTTTACTGGTATGACAAAGTTCACGTTGTGGACACATTTGGTCCTGCTGATAACTTTAACATTCTCTACAATGATATTTAACGACAAGAACAAACAGCATATATTAAGTGCATTCATTCTCCTGTCCTTGCTAAGGATAGTCAATCTATCAATGCCAGTGTTCTTTGAGATGACACTTCATTCATATATATTGATATATGCGCCTCTGGCAATTCCGATATATATTTTTGTAAAGAACCAGAACCTTGGGATCTCAGACCTTGGAATTACCAGGAATATAAAGTACTATGACCTGCCTCTTGTTCTGATAGCAAGTGTTGTGATCGCAGCAGGGGAATTCCTCATCATCAAACCCAGCTATCTGATACCTGATCTATCATTATTGAACTTATTTAAATTATCGATCATAATGATTTTTTTTGTAGGGCTTATTGAAGAACTTATATTCAGGTCAATACTGCAAACGAAGCTTGAAGAAATGATAGGCAGGTATCAGGGACTTATCCTTGCAACTATACTTTTCGCAGTTATGCATTCCGGATATAGCACTCCATATGAAATAGCATTTGCCGGGTTTGCAGGTTTTATACTTGGAACCATTTATTTAATAAGAAGAAATCTGTTACTTGTGACGATGACACAGGGATTGGTGAACATACTACTCTTTGGAGTACTACCTCACATAGTAATTCCAAAATTGAATACTTCAGGGTTAGCCATGGAAAATACCAAGTTGATAGTTGGATTCATATTTTTGATCATATCAATCGTTGCAATCGGATTCATTGAATTAAGAAAGAAAAAATGA
- a CDS encoding nucleoside 2-deoxyribosyltransferase, producing the protein MSITKRIYLAAPLFSEAEQEFNKKLETALEELGFSVFVPQEDSNDTEAAREDMNSGNIFNLNVEAIDDCDIVVAVLDGGTDVDSGTAWEIGYAYAKSKTVIGIKTDFRTLGPEGLVNLMIGESVDELETSFKILLKTMEKYS; encoded by the coding sequence ATGAGCATAACTAAAAGAATATATCTTGCAGCGCCCCTGTTCTCTGAAGCTGAACAGGAATTCAACAAAAAGCTGGAAACTGCACTGGAAGAGCTTGGATTCTCGGTCTTTGTGCCTCAGGAGGACTCGAACGATACAGAAGCAGCAAGAGAGGATATGAACTCCGGTAATATCTTCAATCTGAATGTTGAAGCCATCGATGACTGTGACATAGTCGTTGCTGTTCTTGATGGCGGCACTGATGTGGACTCAGGGACTGCATGGGAGATTGGCTACGCCTATGCAAAGAGCAAGACAGTAATAGGCATTAAGACCGATTTCAGAACACTGGGACCTGAAGGTCTTGTAAACCTTATGATCGGAGAATCTGTTGATGAGCTTGAGACCAGCTTCAAAATCCTTCTGAAAACAATGGAAAAATACAGTTAA
- a CDS encoding TIGR00296 family protein — protein sequence MLSDSEGKKAVGLARDTIELFLRSGKKMHVSELPKVFDELRGVFVTLTIEGELRGCIGHPYPDSPLNDAIIDSAISAATRDPRFPAVNISEMDDIVVEVTVLTQPELIDVPPQKLPEVIEIGRHGLIAKDGPYQGLLLPQVAPENDFDAIDFLSHTCLKAGLSHDAWLTSAQMYWFEGQIFKEMSPRGDIEEEKFNSCCK from the coding sequence ATGCTCAGTGATTCCGAAGGTAAGAAGGCTGTAGGTCTCGCAAGGGATACGATCGAACTGTTCCTTAGGAGCGGCAAGAAAATGCATGTATCCGAACTGCCGAAAGTTTTCGATGAATTACGCGGTGTTTTTGTTACATTGACAATAGAAGGTGAACTAAGGGGTTGTATCGGTCATCCATATCCTGACTCACCTTTGAATGATGCTATCATTGATTCTGCTATTTCGGCAGCAACAAGGGATCCTCGCTTCCCTGCAGTGAATATCTCTGAGATGGATGATATTGTTGTGGAGGTAACTGTACTGACGCAACCTGAACTTATCGACGTGCCTCCGCAAAAGCTTCCTGAGGTTATCGAAATAGGTCGACACGGTCTTATTGCTAAGGACGGTCCATACCAGGGGTTGTTGCTTCCACAGGTGGCACCTGAAAACGATTTTGATGCTATTGATTTTTTGAGCCATACCTGCTTAAAGGCTGGTCTGTCGCACGATGCCTGGCTTACAAGTGCACAAATGTATTGGTTTGAAGGACAGATCTTCAAAGAGATGAGCCCGCGGGGCGACATTGAAGAAGAAAAGTTCAATTCATGTTGTAAGTGA
- a CDS encoding phosphoglycerate kinase, translating into MMNTLTAKDFLTIDDFDIEDRTILVRVDLNSPMDPEGGILDDMRINSHIPTLRALENAKVVLLAHQSRPGKNDFSTMEAHARIMSVHLGRKVTYIDDIFGTYARSRISAMENGDVLLLENVRFYSEESLKRPVSEQQGTHMVRQLAPLFDIFLNDAFAVSHRSQLSIVGFTGLLPSGAGRLMEQEITALDKSLKGNECPCIFVLGGAKVDDSIKVAENVLSSGGADRVLVTGVVANVMLAASGVDIGEPNMKFIESQGYLDQIDKAKQVLDHFDGKIGLPRDAALNDKGNRVNVSIEEVGSRNLPINDIGLETIVAYSSEIENAKTVVLNGPAGVSEIDGFEIGTFEIIKAAANAEYSIAGGGHITAEVRNMGYQDKFSHISTGGGACIDFLAGDALPGIEALKVAARKYLDIE; encoded by the coding sequence GTGATGAATACCTTGACTGCTAAAGATTTTCTCACGATCGACGATTTTGACATTGAGGATAGAACAATTCTTGTGAGGGTTGACCTGAATTCTCCAATGGATCCGGAGGGTGGCATTCTTGATGACATGAGGATCAATAGCCACATTCCTACTCTGAGGGCCCTTGAGAACGCAAAGGTAGTACTTCTTGCCCACCAGAGCCGGCCCGGGAAGAACGATTTTTCTACCATGGAGGCACATGCGCGGATAATGTCCGTGCACCTTGGTCGCAAGGTGACCTATATTGATGATATCTTTGGCACGTATGCAAGGTCAAGGATATCGGCAATGGAAAATGGTGATGTTCTACTTCTTGAGAATGTGCGTTTCTATTCGGAAGAGTCCCTGAAAAGGCCTGTAAGCGAGCAGCAGGGTACTCACATGGTACGACAACTGGCTCCACTATTTGATATTTTCCTTAATGACGCTTTTGCAGTATCCCATAGGTCACAACTCTCCATCGTTGGTTTTACCGGGCTGCTTCCAAGTGGTGCTGGACGTTTGATGGAGCAAGAGATCACAGCTCTTGATAAGAGTTTGAAAGGGAATGAATGTCCATGTATATTCGTACTTGGGGGTGCAAAAGTGGATGATTCCATCAAAGTTGCAGAGAACGTTCTCTCCAGTGGCGGTGCTGACAGGGTGCTGGTCACAGGTGTTGTGGCAAACGTCATGCTTGCTGCATCAGGTGTTGATATTGGTGAACCCAATATGAAATTCATCGAATCCCAGGGTTATCTGGACCAGATCGATAAAGCAAAACAGGTCCTTGATCATTTTGATGGAAAGATCGGCCTGCCTCGCGATGCTGCACTGAACGATAAGGGTAACCGGGTCAATGTTAGCATTGAAGAAGTTGGTTCAAGGAACCTTCCGATAAATGACATTGGCCTTGAGACCATTGTTGCATATTCCAGTGAGATCGAGAATGCAAAGACAGTTGTCCTGAACGGTCCTGCAGGCGTTTCGGAGATCGATGGATTTGAGATCGGCACATTTGAGATCATAAAAGCTGCAGCGAATGCCGAATACTCGATTGCTGGCGGCGGTCATATCACTGCTGAGGTGCGCAATATGGGTTATCAGGACAAGTTCTCACATATCAGTACCGGCGGTGGTGCATGTATCGATTTCCTTGCCGGGGATGCACTACCCGGTATAGAAGCCTTGAAAGTGGCTGCAAGGAAATATCTTGACATTGAATGA
- a CDS encoding phosphotransacetylase family protein, which yields MASILISSSEKYSGKSSLCTGIGIILQNKGYSVGYMKPIGNMLVDVNGVLSDEDAEQMRRVFDLKDDINHITPILLTDNLAEDALAGVEKHFDRTLTNAFSEVSKGKDVVLIEGTGGIGGGAMYGLSDPQVSSILGTKMLLVTRYDSVYAVDRILCDIKLINDPDMLAGVILNEVDEGQMTYVCELVVPFLEDKGIKVVGVLPKDSTLRSVPLSEIVEDLHAEVLAGSEHLEELVEHYLVGAMEVNSAIKYFRRNPGSVVITGGDRADIQMAAIEARVKCLVLTGNLQPSGAVLGSADEAGIPVILVRGDTMSTIGRMESLIGHARFRKEHKLGRMVELIENNVDVNSLLSIIGL from the coding sequence GTGGCATCTATATTGATAAGTTCCTCTGAAAAATACTCGGGTAAAAGCTCTCTTTGTACGGGAATTGGTATCATCCTCCAGAACAAGGGTTATTCTGTCGGTTATATGAAACCGATAGGTAACATGCTGGTGGATGTTAACGGTGTCCTCTCCGATGAGGATGCGGAACAGATGCGCAGGGTCTTCGACCTGAAAGATGATATAAATCATATCACTCCTATATTGCTGACCGACAACCTCGCGGAAGATGCTCTTGCAGGCGTTGAGAAGCACTTCGATAGAACTCTTACCAATGCATTCTCTGAAGTTTCAAAAGGCAAGGATGTCGTTCTCATTGAAGGTACAGGTGGCATTGGGGGAGGCGCGATGTATGGTCTTTCTGATCCTCAGGTAAGTTCTATACTTGGAACAAAGATGCTTCTGGTGACGCGCTATGATTCTGTCTATGCTGTGGACCGAATCCTCTGTGATATTAAGTTGATAAATGATCCTGATATGCTTGCAGGCGTTATACTCAACGAGGTCGATGAGGGGCAGATGACGTATGTTTGCGAACTGGTTGTTCCTTTCCTGGAGGATAAGGGCATCAAGGTCGTTGGTGTTTTACCAAAAGACTCAACACTTCGTTCAGTTCCTCTCTCCGAGATAGTTGAAGATCTGCATGCAGAGGTCCTTGCTGGTTCAGAGCACCTTGAAGAGCTTGTGGAACACTATCTTGTAGGTGCAATGGAGGTTAACTCGGCTATCAAGTATTTCCGACGCAATCCTGGTTCAGTTGTCATTACCGGTGGTGACAGGGCAGATATTCAGATGGCTGCCATTGAAGCACGTGTGAAATGTCTTGTGCTTACCGGCAATCTCCAGCCGAGCGGCGCGGTGCTGGGAAGTGCGGACGAAGCAGGAATTCCTGTAATACTTGTTCGAGGTGATACCATGTCTACCATAGGTAGGATGGAAAGCCTGATCGGGCATGCAAGATTCAGGAAAGAGCATAAACTCGGTCGCATGGTTGAGCTTATCGAGAATAATGTGGACGTTAATAGCTTGTTATCAATTATAGGTCTATGA
- the acs gene encoding acetate--CoA ligase alpha subunit — protein MLEKLFEPTSVAVIGASRTKGKVGRAVLDNLIESYRGEIIPINPKADEILGLRCYPNILDAPNAAELAVVVLPAAMVPDALEKCGLAGVSNVVVISAGFKESGIEGAKLERRCADIVSKYGMRMVGPNCLGIIDTGSGLNASFAASMAKKGNIAMMSQSGAICTSTLDWADSRGVGFSKFISLGNKADLSENDFLLEMADDDRTSVIAAYLEGVKDGPKFMEIAREVSHEKPIVVVKSGRTAVGSRAVSSHTGTLAGSDEAYNAAFAQSGVMRADSVEQMLDYIRAFSSQPVPDGKNIAIVTNAGGLGILTADACHYAGLSLSSFDESTIDRLREKLSPAANFYNPVDVLGDAHPDIYGYALETILDDPNVDGIIVLTSPQAMTDVKNIAEVVAEKAVSSRKPILCSFVGGTRIEEGEDILDQNHIPNFAFPERAVSSMAALCNYGVIKKRVYLEPEKIDADKDVVSSILKKALSEGRHTLGLESFDILKAYGIPIVGTSNVKTLQEAIDACAEIGYPVVMKVLSADISHKTDVGGVRIGLENRDDVERAYHTMMSDVRRYMPNAVISGVQIQKMITGGKEVIIGMNRDVQFGPLLMFGLGGTYVEVIKDVSFSVAPIGKDISRKMLSSIKTYPILAGVRGESPSDLNSIVDTLCRVSQLVIDFPEILEFEINPLMVLPEGQGCVAMDIRLTLGSE, from the coding sequence ATGCTTGAAAAATTATTTGAACCAACATCTGTGGCGGTAATTGGTGCCTCCCGTACTAAGGGCAAAGTGGGGCGGGCGGTACTTGATAATCTGATCGAGAGCTACAGGGGGGAGATCATTCCTATAAATCCGAAGGCGGATGAGATCCTTGGCCTGCGCTGTTATCCGAACATTCTGGATGCTCCAAATGCAGCAGAGCTTGCAGTCGTTGTCCTGCCTGCAGCAATGGTTCCCGATGCACTGGAAAAATGTGGTCTTGCAGGTGTAAGTAATGTTGTCGTGATCTCCGCAGGCTTCAAGGAGTCGGGTATCGAAGGAGCAAAACTGGAACGAAGATGTGCTGATATCGTCAGCAAGTACGGGATGCGAATGGTCGGCCCCAACTGTCTTGGTATCATTGACACCGGTTCCGGTCTGAATGCTTCCTTTGCTGCATCCATGGCAAAGAAAGGTAATATTGCAATGATGTCACAGTCCGGTGCGATATGCACTTCTACGCTTGACTGGGCAGATTCCAGAGGGGTCGGATTTTCAAAATTCATCAGTCTTGGGAACAAGGCAGACCTTTCAGAGAACGATTTCCTGCTGGAGATGGCTGACGATGATAGAACTTCGGTAATAGCAGCTTATCTTGAAGGTGTGAAGGACGGGCCAAAGTTTATGGAGATCGCCCGCGAGGTATCGCACGAGAAGCCTATCGTTGTGGTAAAATCCGGTAGGACTGCAGTAGGTTCAAGAGCAGTGTCTTCTCACACCGGTACGCTGGCGGGTTCAGATGAGGCCTACAATGCAGCATTTGCGCAGAGCGGTGTGATGCGGGCTGATTCCGTTGAGCAGATGCTCGACTACATACGTGCTTTTTCCAGCCAGCCAGTGCCGGATGGAAAGAACATTGCAATAGTTACCAATGCTGGTGGACTAGGCATACTGACAGCCGATGCCTGCCATTATGCAGGTCTTTCACTGTCATCTTTTGATGAATCTACGATAGATCGCCTTCGTGAGAAGTTATCTCCTGCAGCGAATTTCTACAATCCGGTGGATGTACTTGGTGACGCACATCCGGATATCTACGGGTATGCACTTGAAACGATCCTTGATGACCCAAATGTTGATGGCATAATCGTACTGACATCGCCACAGGCAATGACGGACGTTAAGAATATCGCTGAAGTAGTTGCAGAGAAGGCCGTTTCCTCAAGAAAACCTATCCTGTGCAGTTTTGTCGGTGGCACCAGGATCGAGGAAGGCGAGGACATACTTGATCAGAATCATATACCGAACTTTGCTTTTCCGGAAAGGGCAGTTTCAAGCATGGCAGCGCTGTGCAACTATGGTGTGATAAAAAAACGCGTTTACCTTGAACCCGAGAAAATCGATGCAGATAAGGATGTAGTATCTTCGATATTGAAGAAAGCACTTTCTGAGGGCAGGCATACTCTTGGACTGGAATCCTTTGATATACTGAAGGCATATGGTATTCCCATTGTGGGAACTTCCAACGTGAAGACCTTGCAGGAAGCGATCGATGCCTGTGCGGAGATAGGCTATCCTGTTGTAATGAAAGTACTTTCCGCTGATATTTCCCACAAGACCGATGTCGGTGGTGTTCGCATTGGCCTGGAGAACCGGGATGATGTTGAACGGGCCTATCACACCATGATGTCGGATGTAAGGCGATACATGCCAAATGCTGTTATATCCGGTGTGCAGATACAGAAAATGATCACAGGTGGGAAAGAAGTGATCATTGGCATGAACAGGGATGTACAGTTTGGTCCTCTGCTAATGTTCGGCCTCGGGGGGACCTATGTGGAAGTAATTAAGGACGTATCTTTTAGTGTTGCTCCGATTGGGAAGGATATCTCCCGAAAGATGCTCTCTTCGATCAAGACCTATCCAATACTTGCAGGTGTGCGTGGTGAGAGCCCTTCTGATCTTAATTCAATAGTTGATACCCTTTGCAGGGTTTCACAACTCGTTATAGATTTTCCTGAGATCCTTGAATTTGAGATCAACCCTCTGATGGTGCTGCCTGAAGGGCAGGGTTGTGTTGCAATGGACATCAGGCTGACCCTCGGGAGTGAATGA
- a CDS encoding dihydrofolate reductase family protein has protein sequence MGEKTEPKKILYIAMSLDGYIATKSGDIGWLVEYPDYVFYESFLEGIGSIIMGRKTYEMIMSFDIDWPYGSIPSFVLTSSDEFNDTDTVSFTKSPIDELVDEIGSSTEKDIWILGGGAVVSEFLSSGLIDEIIIGIMPVLLGDGLPLFHEGSGETKLELLNVSSYQKGMVQLHYTVVDGS, from the coding sequence ATGGGTGAAAAGACGGAACCTAAAAAGATCCTGTACATTGCCATGAGCCTGGATGGGTATATTGCCACCAAGTCCGGGGATATTGGTTGGCTTGTAGAATATCCCGATTATGTTTTTTATGAAAGTTTCCTTGAGGGCATCGGGTCTATTATCATGGGTAGGAAAACATATGAAATGATAATGTCCTTTGATATCGACTGGCCGTATGGATCAATTCCCAGTTTCGTTCTGACCAGCAGTGATGAATTTAATGATACTGATACTGTAAGCTTTACTAAATCTCCGATCGATGAGCTCGTTGATGAGATTGGTTCCAGTACGGAAAAGGATATCTGGATATTGGGCGGAGGGGCAGTGGTCAGTGAATTTTTAAGTTCCGGTTTGATCGATGAGATCATTATTGGAATTATGCCTGTCCTGTTGGGCGATGGTCTTCCTCTGTTCCATGAGGGTTCAGGTGAAACAAAACTGGAACTTCTGAATGTAAGTAGCTATCAAAAGGGAATGGTGCAATTGCATTACACAGTAGTTGATGGTTCCTGA